Genomic segment of Panicum virgatum strain AP13 chromosome 9N, P.virgatum_v5, whole genome shotgun sequence:
TTGGGCGAGAGGTCATGCTCTGTGCCATCTTGGACCAGAAGACAGTCATGGGGTTGGGGCGGCTGACATCACCATAGATAATGGGGGGCTTCACACAACGTGATCCATAAGATTGCACCCATCCGTTGGCAGTGAATGCAAAACCAGACAATTGCTCACCGAAGTACTCAACCATGTCATTTCTCTGTAAATACATAGGCATTATGGTACATAATAAGTAAAGGTTTCATCTTGTAGAAAAGTAATACATCAAAATGCTGTGGTccattgagaaaaaaaaaagctgatGCAAATACCTACAATGAACAATATCAGTACCCAAGAATGCTTACCTCAGGCTCTCCATGCACAAGCACATCAATGTCAAGCTCCTCTTGGATCTTGACAACCTTGCTGATTTCTTCCTTGATGGCACTGACATATTCCTCTTCAGAGATCCTGCAACAACACATTTTAATAACAAAAGAACTTAAGACATGACAGTAATAATATCTATGGAGGCACTTACTTCTTTGCCTTGTACTCACGGCGGACCCTCCTGAGCTCCACAGTCTGAGGGAATGAACCAATTGTAGTTGTTGGAAGGACGGGAAGGTTGAGCTTTTTCTGCTGAGCATCCAATCTAGCAGAAACATTGGTAGCACGGCGGTGGTCAGAGCCCTTCAAAGCAGCTGCCTGTAAGAAATGTATTTCAGGTTTAGAATTGATGTGCACTAACATCCAAAAAAAGCATTCATTGAGTAAAGCTCTGTTACTTACCGCCTTCTGGACCTCCTCATTTGTCACCCTGGGTGATGACTTCCTTGATGCCAGAGCAGCAGCATTGGCTGCAAAGTAAGCCTGTACACAAACATGTCAATattacaaataaaaaaattaatttaggTACAGATTAGGAAAAGTACTCTGCTAAAGTTTAAAGGACTCAGAAGAACAATTGGTAAAGAACAGTGCCAAACCTCATCCTTTTGACCCGCCAAAGCCTTAGCAAGGGCATTGACCTCAACCACCTTCTGGGCAGCAAATGCGAGCCATGATTTGATCTCGTCATCGAGCTTAGTCTCGTTAACAAGATCAACAGCAGTGTGCATCAGCGAGCAGGAGGTTGACACCACAAGCTTGTCTGAACATCATGTACATGGTTATTGAATAACTTATGGCGCATAAGAAAGACAGATTATAGCAATATATCCTTCACCACTTACCCTTGCCAGCAACAGCCTCAAGAGACTGAAGAGTGCTGAGAGAGGCAGCAAGATCATCAGCCCAAATGTTCCGTCCATCTACAACTCCAGCAAAAAGGTATTTTCCAGAGGGGAAGCTGCTCCTAATAAGATCAAGTGTCTTGGCCCCACGGATGAGATCAAAACCATAAGCAGTCACACCACTCAAGGATGTGAGGGTTCTGCATTTGCAAAACAAGAGTGTTAGTGTTTTCTTTCTCAATAAAATTACTTTACAAGGACATTATGGTGAAGAAGACAATGTATTAATACTGAAAATCATACTTGTAGGATTCAGCAGGAATATCAGCAAAGTATGTCTCGATAAGAACATTCAATCCAGAGAGTGCTGACTCTAGTTCAGCATATGCTGAAGAGAATGCAGCCAATTCATGAGCATCAAGGTCTTTAACAAGGGTAGGCTCATCAAATTGAATCCATGAAGCACCAGCTGCCTTCAGCTCAGCGACAACCTCCCTGAATTTCAGAATATACCACATTATCAACTAAGGAGGTTCgctgaaaaaaaaagttggcTGTTTTAATGTGGATGCTTACTTGTAGATGGGAAGGATGCTACCAAGAAGTGAAAGAAGAGAGAATGACTTCTCCACACCCTTGGCAGGCTTAGAGAGCAACAAGTAGGAGACTGGTCCAATAAGCACTGGGACAGTATCAATGCCAAGCTGCACAAGGGGCAAAAACATGCAAGTGAGCAGGCaacattttcatataaaataGCATGCCACTTCCTTTACAGGGTAACAATCACCAAATAAATAAAGAGCACTCTGGATGGTCCTAGTGTATTACTATTATACAATTTGGAATGAGTAGTTTTATATGCAAATTATGCACTATAATGTACAACTGTTATTATATGGCAATTAGAACTACTGTCTTCACGATGGCAATGTTTGTCTGTTCCAAGACTGTCCATTTTTGTTCTTCAGATAAGACTTGCAAACACCAAGTAGTTAAGTTGCAATTTACTTCAATGTTGTAGAATGGCCATATATACACTGAAGGCATTGAACTAGTAAAGGGCTCAAATAATGACTTAAGGTCTATTAACAAAATATACATGCTAAATTAACAATGTATGCTAGAGTCAGATCATATTCAGATAGCTAGAAGTTAGAATGGTGCACTTTTTTCCCCTTACATTACTAAATCGTACGGGCATACAGACTATGACTATATAAACTAAATTACAGTTAGTGAGACAACACTATGGTTACAGGGGCATACCGCCTTTGCCTCCTTGTATTCGGAGACAGCCTTGTGAGAAGCATATGAGAACTTGGTGCTCGGGCCAAGTTCAGGGACAATGAAGTGGCTGCAAAGCGAAAATAATAACAAAATGTTAGATCAATACCACAAAAGGCCACCTGTTGGTAAACATTCAAGAGATGGGAGTTGACTTACTAGTTTGTGTCAAACCACTTTGTCATCTCCATAGCAGGAACAGTGGCATTTCCCCTGGCCATTGAGAAGTAGGTGCTCAGGCCAATCTCACCTCCGGTCCAAGAGTACCGTTCTGGGACAGCGCCAAGCATGGCCGTCGTATCAAGGACCTGGTCATAGTATGAGAA
This window contains:
- the LOC120692475 gene encoding 5-methyltetrahydropteroyltriglutamate--homocysteine methyltransferase 1-like isoform X2 — translated: MASHIVGYPRMGPKRELKFALESFWDGKSSAEDLEKVATDLKSSIWKQMSEAGIKYIPSNTFSYYDQVLDTTAMLGAVPERYSWTGGEIGLSTYFSMARGNATVPAMEMTKWFDTNYHFIVPELGPSTKFSYASHKAVSEYKEAKALGIDTVPVLIGPVSYLLLSKPAKGVEKSFSLLSLLGSILPIYKEVVAELKAAGASWIQFDEPTLVKDLDAHELAAFSSAYAELESALSGLNVLIETYFADIPAESYKTLTSLSGVTAYGFDLIRGAKTLDLIRSSFPSGKYLFAGVVDGRNIWADDLAASLSTLQSLEAVAGKDKLVVSTSCSLMHTAVDLVNETKLDDEIKSWLAFAAQKVVEVNALAKALAGQKDEAYFAANAAALASRKSSPRVTNEEVQKAAAALKGSDHRRATNVSARLDAQQKKLNLPVLPTTTIGSFPQTVELRRVRREYKAKKISEEEYVSAIKEEISKVVKIQEELDIDVLVHGEPERNDMVEYFGEQLSGFAFTANGWVQSYGSRCVKPPIIYGDVSRPNPMTVFWSKMAQSMTSRPMKGMLTGPVTILNWSFVRNDQPRFETCYQIALAIKKEVEDLEAAGIQVIQIDEAALREGLPLRKSEHAFYLDWAVHSFRITNCGVQDTTQIHTHMCYSNFNDIIHSIIDMDADVITIENSRSDEKLLSVFREGVKYGAGIGPGVYDIHSPRIPSTEEIADRINKMLAVLDTNILWVNPDCGLKTRKYTEVKPALTNMVSATKLIRTQLASAK
- the LOC120692475 gene encoding 5-methyltetrahydropteroyltriglutamate--homocysteine methyltransferase 1-like isoform X1, whose product is MIPSCLKGTVLAFRPILALLYPHPGKARLQSKWRSLVHISSLHGMVNPAQFREMARINQRKMASHIVGYPRMGPKRELKFALESFWDGKSSAEDLEKVATDLKSSIWKQMSEAGIKYIPSNTFSYYDQVLDTTAMLGAVPERYSWTGGEIGLSTYFSMARGNATVPAMEMTKWFDTNYHFIVPELGPSTKFSYASHKAVSEYKEAKALGIDTVPVLIGPVSYLLLSKPAKGVEKSFSLLSLLGSILPIYKEVVAELKAAGASWIQFDEPTLVKDLDAHELAAFSSAYAELESALSGLNVLIETYFADIPAESYKTLTSLSGVTAYGFDLIRGAKTLDLIRSSFPSGKYLFAGVVDGRNIWADDLAASLSTLQSLEAVAGKDKLVVSTSCSLMHTAVDLVNETKLDDEIKSWLAFAAQKVVEVNALAKALAGQKDEAYFAANAAALASRKSSPRVTNEEVQKAAAALKGSDHRRATNVSARLDAQQKKLNLPVLPTTTIGSFPQTVELRRVRREYKAKKISEEEYVSAIKEEISKVVKIQEELDIDVLVHGEPERNDMVEYFGEQLSGFAFTANGWVQSYGSRCVKPPIIYGDVSRPNPMTVFWSKMAQSMTSRPMKGMLTGPVTILNWSFVRNDQPRFETCYQIALAIKKEVEDLEAAGIQVIQIDEAALREGLPLRKSEHAFYLDWAVHSFRITNCGVQDTTQIHTHMCYSNFNDIIHSIIDMDADVITIENSRSDEKLLSVFREGVKYGAGIGPGVYDIHSPRIPSTEEIADRINKMLAVLDTNILWVNPDCGLKTRKYTEVKPALTNMVSATKLIRTQLASAK